A window of Garra rufa chromosome 11, GarRuf1.0, whole genome shotgun sequence genomic DNA:
ctatcattctgttgttttaTCTATCACCATTCtattattgttctatctatcctgtcgttttatctattgttctgtcactGTCTATATCTATTGATCTGACGTTTCATTGTTCTATCATTTTGATCTATCATTCTgttattctatctatcattctgtcgttctatctatctctcGTCATTTTATTGATTGTTCTGTCACTGTCtacatctatcgttctatcattttgatcattctgtcattctattgttctgcctatctatctatctatctatctatctatctatctatctatctatctatctatctatctatctatccatctatctatctatctatctatcatcttgtATAatctctatccatccatcctgtTTTATCTATCGTTGGGTTTATATTTATCTATCGTTTAACCATTGTCTACCCTGTCATTTTATCCATCGTTCTgttattccatccatccatccatccatccatctatctatctatctatctatctatctatctatctatcaatcattCTGTTGTTTCATCTAGTtctctttctattgttctatcattctttcatttTTTAGTTGTCATGTTAAATAATCAAAAAAATCAGAGAGACAGAGATGGtgtatctctctctctgtctatctcttaaataataaaaaaatatgtattccacgacaatatatataaattttagtaaatcaaaaattGTATCAATTCCGTTGCACATATCTATTATAATCATCGTATATTAGCATATTGGTCACGCCCCCATCCATTTGGCACTGTAGAAAATAGCTAGGATGTTCTTTCTAAAATAAAGTATGACAAACAGCGGTCTGTGGAGTTTCTATTAATAGAAAACACATCGTCATCTACAGtgctatataataattagttgcTCTAAGGAGGACACTGATTTATAATAACTGTACCAAGGCTGAAGTGCACCATGTCAGTTATCCGTGTCTCCTCCCTCTCAGTATTTAAGCATCTGCTCCATCCATGAGACGCAAGTTTTCCGAGTCAGTCCTGAGAGTTTCTCCAGCTAAATCATTCAAAGTCCTTCACGCACAGgaggtttttctttttaaatccGCGATTTTAAGTCTTACACACGTGTGATAATATGAAATGAACGGGATACGCCGGTATCCTCTCCATATAAGTGTCTCTATTAAAGTAAGGAGTGAATACGTTTTTTCTCTCTTTAAAAGTAGCTCTTCGTAATGACTTTAGGAACTTTCTAAGTAGCCTAAACGACTCTCCTCTTCTCTCCTCCACAGCAGCGCGTTTCTATCTGAGCTGAGGACCGAACACCATCTTACCTTCATTCATTGGGACTGTAGAGGATAACAGACTGCTATGAAATCCCTGCTTCTCTTGTGTGTGTTTCTGCTGCCTCTGCAAACACTCGCATTGCCGCTGCGCAACAGGTGAGAGACGCGCGAGACACCGGCGCCGCCCGGTCACTATCACGACCGTATAAGATGCTTCATATATCTACACTATGACCGATATCCTCAGTACTTAATATTACGATCATTAAGGTTTGGaaatgttcattttcagaactTGTGCGCGTTATTCGTATGCAAATAAATCTGATTACAAAATACTTTGCATTAATTTATGCATGACCTAAAATTAACTTACCACGCTTAGCAATAGCCTATATCTAAAAATCTTTGATAATGTTAGTTGATAAACTATAGTTGATGACAGTCCACAGGGCCTTAAGTAATTTAACAGATACTAATGAATTTTGTTGAAAAACACGTAGGGAAAATAAGTATTGTAAGATGTAACGTTGATTGTTAGTTCAGGTTAACTAAAGCAAACAAATTAAGCCTTAAACCATTACTCTTATATAAACCGACAAAATGCAGACATCGCAGATTACGAAGTTAAAGTTTAATTATGCATGTCCATGGCAAgccatttaaacatttattactattgcTTTAACCATATTTGCTTGTAATACTTTGGATTGCTTGTAGTAATCCAATAGTGAATTTTCGTTATTTTTAGAGAATGTCAACTATTCAGTCATTTATATAGCAATTGTAATACAAACTGTTAATCGAGGTTAACTGGGACACTTGTCTCAAATAAAATGACTGAGCTAAATGGCCCAATTAGCCTACTACTTTCTCATATATTAACATACTAGTTGCTATTGATATAGTGACTAGAAGCAAAGGAAGATATGTAGTATGTAATGAATAATTTAATACTATTCACAATAAAGTAAGTATTAGTATCTAAAGAATGTGTACTTGTGAAATTGAAACTTCACTAGTATAATTGAAGATACTAAAACATTACAAGTAACGAGTTAAGTAATCAGACTATTAaataacattactttttaatttacataaaaatgtctgaggtactttttcaaataagtaacactagttactttgtcttctgtctccatgttgagagaaatcaggagtaagTGTAAATATGATGTTACtatagttctagactaaatgtgaacactcattaattaatctcactcacaaaaaaacagattcagtactCCTCAAAATGAatgaaacacaaaaaactaagtaacataattaattACTTTCTTAGGgaataacgcaatattgtaatgcattactttttaaagtaaatttaccCAAACTGCTAGTTACTTAGTTACACAACTAAATAACATAACTAgatactttttagggagtaacgcagtattgtaatgcattacttttaaaagtaacttttccccaAACTGCTAGTTACTTACacaactaagtaacataattagttacttttttagggagtgacacattattgtaatgcactactttaAATTAGTTACTTACACAACTAAATAACGtagaatgcattacttttaaaagtttcCCCAAAACGGCTAATTAGTTAGTTGCacaactaagtaacataattgtaatgcattacttttaattaGAAACTTAGTTACACATCCAAattatgtaattagttactttttagggagtaatacaatattgtaatgcattatttttaacaGTAACTTCCCCAAAACTGCTAATTAGTAACTTACACAACTAACGTAATTAGTTCCTGTTTTAGGTAGTAATGGATTActgtaatgtattacttttaattaGTTACTAGGTTACACAattaagtaacgtaattagtatcATTTaattttagggagtaatgcaatattgtaatgcattacttaaaaaaaaaaaataaaaaaaaaatccccaaaaCTGCTAATTAGTTACTTAATTACACaactaatgtaattagttactttttttaggaagtaactcaatattgtaatgcattacttttaattaGTTACACAattaagtaacgtaattagttacttttttaagggagtaacgcaatattgtaatgcatacatttttaaaagtaactttccccaaaacTGCTAATTAGTTACTTAGTTACACCACTAAAATAACAGAAGTTATTTTTTttgggagtaacacaatattataatgcatcacttttaaaagtaactttccccaaaactgctaataacaaaacaaaacaaaaaaactaatgaCAAAAATATAGCTTGTTACAGAATACatgttaaaatggcttgccaCACATGTGCGCGGGTGTGTGGGTATGACGCTAGTTCTCCATGAGATAGTGTGTGTCACTTGACTGTCTGCATTTGGCacagagagagcaagagagacgTGCCACCTGTAACGTACTTTCTCGGATTTCCCCATCGTGACCGCTTAGTCATGATATGGATCAGGATATTTCTAACTCTGACTTGCAAGATGCAAAAGTCATGCCTTCAACACAATCCACATACCTGCAAAGGTTTGGATTAActtgcattacttcattgcattCAAGTATTAAATTAAGTGGCATTAATTCTATACAAGAACACTTTAAGCAAAACATTTGacaaaatacagtttttaaatgataaaacaacAGATGTAATAATAGAAATGCTGCAAAATGAACACACAAGTATAAGGACACTGGATTTTGGACTTCATACATCCACTAAAGCAATACAGCAGTCACTTCAAAGTAGTTGCTTAAGTGTTTAAATGCTGAGAAAGCATTACCATATTGGGTAACATAGGTGTAACttcatttaaaattgtattgaCATCACTGCAAATGCTTTTGAGAAACAGTTCACCTGTTTGGGTGTTGTAATGTCACTTCTGATTGAACACCATCTCAGTGTCTCCACCTTCTGGTGGGTTGAAGCAGTTTCCTCCCATGAACAATGAGCCTGTGGCCTtcaaaagtgaaacaagcttacaGAATAAATCTGAACACGCAGTGTGTGCCTAATGTGAGAAAAGGTCAAACAGACGGTGTGAGGTCATAAACAAACACAGAGTGATTTAGGACTTTAATGTTCAACTGGAAATTAAATCCTCTATTGCGCACACACTCGCGCAAGGGCACAATGAATTTACGTAAGGTGGATTTAAGCAGTTTTCCCACCAAAATGCCCCTCTAGCactgtttttaaaaatgtgcCTCTCAGCGAGTGGATTGCAACATCATTCTTAACAGTTTGCGCGATTAAGATGGACATTTGCGCATGCTAACGTCACTCTCTCAGGCCCCATGCAGGGCACTAATGTGGGAACGCTCTCAACCTGAAACCTCCAGACTTCCTCCTTCTAGTCTTCAGAATAAAACAAATCACAATAGGTCTCCTCTTCTTCCTCTACAATCTAAGAGACTCTTCACCCTGTGTGCATGCTGTCTTCCACATTCAcagacctgtgtgtgtgtgtgtgtgtgtgtgtgtgtaatctaGCACCTGAGACTGAAGTGTATGAATGAAGCAGTGAAACAGTAGGACTTTAGCTTGGGGCAGAGGCTTAGAAAGGCTTATGCTGGGCCTGGATGATTGAGTAACTGTGCCTGGCTGCTGCTCTCCGGCCTGATTTCAATTTAGTGTACTTTTATGATGCATAGAGGCTTTTCTTATCTAATCATGTGTACAACTGCAACAAAGGGAGTCAAACTAATTAGGATAAGAAGCCGGATTTCATCACGGTAATGCAAAGGAAACCAATTACAAACtgcatgtacagttgaagtcaaaagtttacatacaccacgcagaatgtacaaaatgttaattatttgaccaaaagaGAAAagaatacacttgattcttaatactgtgctgttacctgaatgatccactgctgtattttttgtttagtgatagttgttcatgagtcccttatttgtcctgaacagttaaactgtcagctgttctttagaaaaatccttcaggtcccacaaattcttcagttttccagcatttttgtgtatttgaaccctttccaacaatgactgcatgattttgagattcatctgttcacactgaggacaactgagggactcatatgcaactattacagaaggttcaaacgctcaccaaTGCTTTAAgagcgggggtgaaaacttttgacatttgaagttcagggtaactttaacttattttgtcttctgggaaacaagtaagtatcttctatagattctgaagggcagcactaaatgaaaaatatataatatttaggcaaaataagaaaaatttaatcTACATAAATCTTCAGTTTGTTCAAGTTTTCATccttagctcttaatgcatggtttttccttctggagaatcagtgagtgtttgaaccttctgtaatagttgcatatgagtccctcagttgtcctcagtgtgaaaagatggatctcaaattcataaagtcattgatggaaatgattcaaatacacaaaaatgctgaaaagccaaaagaatttgtgggacctgaaagttttttctgaagaacagcgagcagtttaaccgttcagtgcaaacaagggagtcatgaacaaatatcactaaacaaagatAGTACGCTAAAATGACGGACAGAACTTTAGTTGAGAGTTCTAAGCCACAAAATAATTAACCTAAAACAAAGCTCTTGATGACGtgggtgtgtgtgtctgtgtgcatttGTGTCGTTCAGGAAAGGCTTGACTGCATTTAGGCTGATAGACCTTCACAAGAGGGAAAGCAGTGTGTGTTTTGTTGGCAAGCAGTGTGTGTAGTGCATGTTAAATGAGGAGTGTGTTTTGGAAACTCCAATGATTCCGGGCTTTTTGACTCTGGCCCACATTGAATTATATGTACAAGCAAGTGGGAGAccagcaaacacacaaacacacacacagacctgTACTGACCCTGAGCCCCGGCGGTCCCACATCTCCGGTTCTGCTAAGAGACTCACTAGATCTGCTCCAACACACCGCGTAATGCCAGCTATTCAGAAACTGCCCGCAGTGGTCCTCGTGCAGCTGAAACGAGTTTGGCACGTAATAAATTCTCTACTTCAATAACTTTTTACTTCAACTCAATTTTAGCAGAAACTATAACTTCCTTATTTGTAGGGCTCTATGATTTCCACACTGTGGAAAACGTAGGTCGAATCAAGTCATAAAAATGGAGTTTACTGTAGTCACGAAATTTGCCAAAtttgggatgaataaatcaaaagtaggtcagtagaCTTACATCAAAAGGTGACATGGACCAgcgtctgtgaatattaagcagtaaaaagactatttaaatatgaatacttCATGTTCTGCTTGTCTCTGTGTGAGTAAATGGCATAGATGTGCGGTTTCGAAGCGCCTCAACATAGGAgtatatgaacacacacacataaactctAGAAATACTCTTTTTAGCATTTTagcatttcttttgagaaaaactaccatcatatcatatacaaacagaaacatattaaaggtctttacagcaacccgtcaaatTAAAAGTTCGGTTTAGCTTGAACAAACTATGACAAATATATTACTTCATGTAAtaatgtataaaattaatattacaattattacaatttaaaaaaaatatttactagaaaaatgtaaatacacaacacaaaagtatttctgaaaaaaagaaagaaataaaataatatattttttaaaactaaaatcaattaattagatatGCATTTGATGATTAAAATTTATTGAAACCATTACAGTGGAACCAAAATTAACGGAAAacataatttggtaaaaataaaactgaatttgggaacaaataaaacagatttcaaaggcctttaaaatttaaatttttgttaaactgcTAATAAATCCCTTTTAAACTGTGTAAGCTGCATTACTTCAGTTAATTAGAAATGCTTTTAAAtcccattttttaaatttaacaattaaaacagaaaacagaaaattataacaaaaaaattgtattcagaaagattttaaaagaaaaaaaatggatttGGAAAAAATAGAACAgaatttgaggggaaaaaacattCTAAAAGGAATTTTGGCaccaacagatttttttttttttgtgttgtttcaaGGAACATATAAATTGCTAGTATTTCATTATGGTATTACAGTACCGCtttatatgtttttaaaagaagtctcttatgccctttgagcctgcatttatttgatcaaaaaagattaacatatttgaaaatgtaatttattcctgtgatgcaaagctgcatttttcagcatcattactccagttttcagtgttacatgatccttcagaaatcattttaatattctgatttactgctcaagaagcatttcttattattatcaatgtgaaAAACTGTGTGgcttattatttttgtggaaacaatgaCTCATTTGTTTTTCAGCGTTCTTtggtaaatagaaagttcaaaagaacagcatttatttattgtcTTCACTGtctcttttgattaatttaatgcatatcTGTTGTCTAAAACTATAAATGAaactaatacaaaaaataaagtaaactgaatttaaCCTCAAACCATGTGCTAAACAAAGGTTTATGGTGGACCCATGTTATAACCATTAATATGACCGGAAACCGGTGAGAGAGACAATGATCGAAAGTGTTTTTGAAACTACCAGTCCAGACTAATCCTGTTCAGAAACATTGTGATTCAGATTAGATTTAAAAGTATTACCCTATATACCACACTAATGCACAACATAAACACACAGCTTATTACACCCACTGACACTTACATTCAGATATTTAGGTATCATACTTAGTAACGTTTTCAATTAGTGTTATTATATCAGCACTGAATATTCACAAACATAATTAAATagataaaattgaaataaatgctgAACAACTTAGAAAAAAACTGTAGTACAAGCATTTCCTAAAAAGAAAATCTCAATTAATCTCCCTCACCTGCAGGTTTGGCAGGGATGTACTGTAGATCTCTGCCAGGTGCATGATGGGGGTTAGTGCCAGTTTATTTATGAGCTAGAAAACACAAAGCACAAGTCAAAGGTGTTTAAGACGTCTGACATGTGTCTGGCTCAACCAACACCACAGGATTACCTGTCTGGCTGAACAATGGCAGATGTTTTGAATATACTgggaaaataatattatttaggcAATTAATGTgccaatatactttaaaaatgatGATCACTCAGAAATGTAAAAtaatcacaaataattacaaagaaacaagaaaaaacatctacattaaatgtgaaattttaaagcagaaagacatttttacattttttgatagttgttcatgtcctgaacagttaaactgcttgctgttcttcagaaaaattctttagatCCCAcatattatttggttttccagcatttttgtgtatttgaaccctttccaacaatgactgtatgattttgagatccatcttttcacactgagggactcatatgcaactattacagaaggttcaaatgctcactgatgcttcaaaaggaaacacgatgcattaagaaccagggggtgaaaacttttgaacagaatggagatgtgtacatttttcttattttgccgaaatatcttttttttcttcttcatttagtactgccctgcagagactacagaagatacttacatgttgcccagaagacaaaataagttaaatataccctggtcttcaaattcaaaaagttttcaccccccagctcttaatgcatcatgtttccttctggagcatcagtgagtgttggaaccttctgtaatagttgcatatgagtccctcagttgtcctcagtgtgaaaagatggatctcaaaatcatacgtcGTTtttttggaaagtgttcaaataaacaaaaatgctgaaaaaccaaagaatttgtgggacctgaagcagcaggcagtttaacttttggtaaaaaattatttttggtaaaataattaacattttagagATTCTGAAAgttggtgtaaacttttgacctcaactgtacatataaaaaaatataaattaatattaaatatagtcTCCTGAGGAGCCAGACTGAAGACAGGGAAGCACGTGAAGGAGTGCGTGTCCTAGCGAGAGGGAATATTAGTGCATGCCACAAATAACTCGGACTACAGCCAGAGAAACGCTTGATTAATAACAGGCTTCAAATACTCCACCTAAAATGGCCCTAATGCTGCCAAGCCTCTAATTTAATACTTAAACCACGTCAGCTTCTATGTGAATGTCTGAATGCACGTGCATGGGCTCCACTGGTGGTTAACCAAATTATTCCTCTTTCTCTCACCAGATCGAGTTTTCCCAGCAAACCCGGAAAGCTTCCAGAAACGCAGGGTGGCATCACTATGGATACCGTCACCATTCCTTCAATAGCTTCGAGTGCCGGAGCAAGAGAGCGCCGTGCGGTCTGGAGGGCCCTCCTGCATAAAGGACCCCCGCCGAAACAGACCAACACGGCGGCCAATCAAAACCGGGACCATTTCCGGGAACGCCGGCATGTCCTCAGAGGGTCACGAGGTCATCTGATGCGCGTGGGATGCATCCTCGGCACCTGCCAGGTACAAAACCTCAGCCACCGTCTCTACCAGCTGAACGGACAAAGCGGACGGCAAGACGCGCCTATCAATCCCAGAAGTCCACATAGTTATGGATAAGACTATGAGTGAACACAAAGTGAAAACCTATCCAAAAATGTGACAACAGAAGACCACCGACACCAGTGGGTGACAACTGGTGTAATCAATTGATCTTTTGAAATAAAAGAGCTCAATGTGCTTACTGTAACTTTAAGAACTCTAAGCTTTTTCTCCTAAACAagcattttttgaaactgagccACAAAAACAACTTGTATGAACTTCTGCAACTCTGACGCCATCTAATATTAACATACAGTATGAGCGCCAAAATTAACATGCAAGCTTTTATTTAAAAGTTCAAAAACTTGGCCTGGCCTTTCATACAGAATAGTACAGAGAATGTTAGATATTATTTGTGAACACCAGAAGAAATACAGATAAGTTTAAATGAGGGAAAGTTTGAGAAACCTTGTGGTGTTCTTGACTGTGTGTAGCACCTACAGCTCtgcagatacactaccagtcaaaagtttttgaacagtaaggtttttttatgtatttatttgattcaatgtacagcaaaaacagtacaattttgaaatatttttgctatttaaaataacagttttttttcatatatttaaaatataatttatttacgtgattttaaagctgaatttttagcatcattactcctgtcacatgattcttcagaaatcagtctaatattctgatttgctgctcaaaaaatgtattactatgttgaaaacagctgagtagatttatttcaggtttctttgatgaatagaaagttcagaagagcagcatttatctaaaatagaaatcttttgtaacattataaacatctttagCATCACTTTCAATCAATTCAaaaaagctttgatcacaggaataaattacattttaaaatatattcaaatagaaaacagttacttaaatggtaaaagtatttcaaaatgttacagtttttgctgtactttggatcaaataaatgcaggcttggttagcacaaaagactttttaaaaaatagattacagatcttgctgttcaaaaacttttgaccaatCATGTACGTCTGAAGCCTTCATTTCAGCATGTATTGTTTAGTGAATCTCTTTAATGTCTTAATAACAATGCAACTTTGGAGCTAATAGAAAACACTCAACTTAGTGGATCTCAGGGAAGAGAATGAATTGTAAACATTATGTGTGCCCCTTTAACAACCCAAGCCAAATTCAAGCGAAAGTCTTAATATTTCCCACCTAAGCTGTTTTTTGACACTTCATGACCTTCTGTAATGAAGTGACTTGAACCTTCATTATCTTTACAGTAATCCCACACCGTCTCTCGCTCTCTAAGCCAGAACAAATCGCCCTTGACTGAGCCACCTAAAGCCGAACAGAGCACCTTAAGAGTAAACATCCTGTATCTGCAGTTATTTATGAATCTAAATGTATGTATTCGATAAAATGTCAAACCAAGTGGtgtttatttaaaagaaatatagcagtttcttattaaattaaattaaaagagccacactatttgtttaaaactgcaaaaaatgcccTAGAAAGTGTAGATAATTCTGTTAAAAGCTCAGTCATTTCTTGCGGATAACATTCGGTTTGATATTTCGTCATCTTAATAGtaactgttttcaaacaggtttcctgaACTCCCCTCCCATCAGCCATTGGCTGGTCAAACAGATAGTCCTGCCCCAAACTCACACCACTGGCTGAGCCGATGTCAACTTTTTGGGCTGCTCAAACCAACAGAGTAATGTTACAAGCGTCACAGACTCACACTGTTTACACTCTTCAGGGaaataaaagtcttaattatgcCGTCTCTGCACGTTACAGTAGAACTGGAGAAAGTATTTTCACTTCGAAAAATTACACACAGCCACTTTAAGTGTCCACATGCCTTCTGGGACCACTGTATATAcccatttaaacttttaaaatgtcAAATCTTCATCCATAAAGCTCTCAAAGTTTCAACACTGTCTGATGGTCTACGTTGAACGTGCCAGTCTCGCAACATAAAAtcacaaatacaaataaaacacggGCGACAAATATAAACAACTCTCTGGCCAAACAAACACACGCTCATACACATCTTCAGTTTGTCATAGTGTGCCAGTGGTGGAATGTCTGCTATCCTTATGTTCACATATAGGTCAAATGTTACTATTaaacataaagcactttaaaaGCGACATGATCGATCACCTTCTTTAATGCCATTGACTTGAATGGAAGAGATGTTATTTAATTCTAAGTTAACAAAAGCTTGTGTACATAATTTGCAAGTGTATAATGACTGGATGTTTGTAGTTATGTGTCAATGCTGTGTATTGTTGTATGATTATGCTGtttcaataaataaaacaaatgcaaaTGGTCATTGTTTTGTTTGTAAGTGTCATCTGAACAGAACGCAAACACATACATGAAGAGATCATT
This region includes:
- the adm2b gene encoding protein ADM2; translated protein: MKSLLLLCVFLLPLQTLALPLRNRSSFPSKPGKLPETQGGITMDTVTIPSIASSAGARERRAVWRALLHKGPPPKQTNTAANQNRDHFRERRHVLRGSRGHLMRVGCILGTCQVQNLSHRLYQLNGQSGRQDAPINPRSPHSYG